One genomic segment of Acanthochromis polyacanthus isolate Apoly-LR-REF ecotype Palm Island chromosome 9, KAUST_Apoly_ChrSc, whole genome shotgun sequence includes these proteins:
- the LOC110960864 gene encoding uncharacterized protein LOC110960864 isoform X1 — MNLFSSNNVSFSLRSSNIDLFPLYVFFSEQEKYPPLCVSDPPTYCTVATGVLTYNRESDNHKMNLTTILPVSQPPVEFPGKCEHCGEQATPSLDTTWLQELEKTPTFCCSQRQQLCETMLKFNSLWNMSSSDCYRLKKTEKRHEADAATTTGVLEGTIVFGKAFQIGSGLESHISDGTRRTSSNGSVEDETSYQADSVGWEKGYMHDISSGEAEWKHLSPTLQCLKDQMKFRVVGPAVSHLLLERGYRSPLPLSHIPPSCGYKVQKNSMALHMLVPYNGCNVYQKGGSYVVPLSFKGYPISLVCPKPAHTTPGPHYTVPAHLAKHPNLKFPPFYLFPYPKYPVLPDHAHKPELPKYPLYHHLLPHHYYLPDPPKTTLPSTESEHHFAHSHLFALPLYQHVPPHYLWHYHESDHTDTTKPQVPYHHVLPYVSPFHHPQYPKHPVPYVTAPTTTTVTPHSHPHYPPHSHPHYLLHHLPHYPPHSHPHFPPHGHKHPSHGDHIQLEQIPLP; from the exons ATGAATCTGTTTTCATCAAATAATGTTTCATTCTCACTCAGATCTTCCAATATTGACTTATTTCctttatatgtatttttctcTGAACAAGAGAAATATCCTCCACTGTGTGTCAGTGACCCACCCACCTATTGTACCGTAGCTACAGGAGTTCTGACGTACAATCGCGAGTCTGACAACCACAAGATGAATCTAACAACCATTCTCCCAGTG TCCCAGCCTCCAGTTGAATTCCCAGGCAAATGTGAGCACTGTGGGGAACAGGCCACACCTTCACTGGATACAACATGGCTACAGGAGCTTGAG AAGACTCCAACCTTCTGTTGTTCCCAGCGGCAGCAGCTGTGTGAGACGATGCTAAAATTCAATTCACTTTGGAATATGTCATCATCAG ACTGTTATCGactgaagaaaacagagaagcGGCACGAAGCTGATGCAGCCACAACGACAGGTGTTCTGGAGGGGACAATTGTGTTTGGGAAAGCTTTTCAGATAGGGTCAGGCCTTGAGTCACACATCAGTGATGGGACCAGGAGGACGTCTTCAAATGGCTCTGTGGAGGATGAAACTTCTTATCAAGCAGACTCTGTCG GCTGGGAAAAAGGGTATATGCATGATATTAGTTCTGGAGAAGCAGAATGGAAGCACTTGTCACCTACCCTGCAGTGTCTGAAGGATCAGATGAAGTTTAGAGTTGTTGGTCCAGCAGTTTCACACCTTTTGTTGGAACGAG GATATAGGTCACCACTACCACTGTCCCACATCCCTCCGAGCTGTGGCTACAAAGTGCAGAAGAACTCCATGGCACTTCATATGTTGGTCCCTTATAATGGCTGCAACGTGTATCAAAAG GGTGGAAGTTATGTGGTGCCACTGAGCTTCAAAGGATATCCAATCTCCCTCGTGTGTCCCAAACCTGCTCATACAACTCCTGGCCCACATTACACTGTACCTGCTCACCTTGCAAAACACCCCAACCTCAAATTCCCCCCCTTCTATTTGTTTCCATATCCAAAGTATCCAGTTCTGCCAGACCATGCACACAAGCCAGAATTGCCCAAATACCCACTATACCACCATTTGCTTCCCCATCATTACTACCTGCCTGACCCTCCAAAAACTACTTTGCCAAGCACTGAAAGTGAGCATCACTTTGCTCATTCCCATTTGTTTGCTTTACCCCTCTATCAACATGTCCCTCCACATTATCTCTGGCATTACCATGAGTCTGACCATACTGACACAACCAAACCACAGGTGCCCTATCATCATGTGCTGCCTTATGTTTCTCCCTTTCACCATCCACAGTATCCAAAACATCCTGTGCCATATGTGACCGCACCAACGACCACCACGGTGACTCCTCATAGCCATCCACACTATCCTCCTCATAGCCATCCACACTATCTTCTACACCATCTTCCACACTATCCTCCTCACAGCCATCCACACTTTCCTCCACATGGTCACAAACACCCTTCACATGGTGACCACATTCAATTGGAGCAAATCCCCCTTCCTTAA
- the LOC110960864 gene encoding uncharacterized protein LOC110960864 isoform X2, producing the protein MNLTTILPVSQPPVEFPGKCEHCGEQATPSLDTTWLQELEKTPTFCCSQRQQLCETMLKFNSLWNMSSSDCYRLKKTEKRHEADAATTTGVLEGTIVFGKAFQIGSGLESHISDGTRRTSSNGSVEDETSYQADSVGWEKGYMHDISSGEAEWKHLSPTLQCLKDQMKFRVVGPAVSHLLLERGYRSPLPLSHIPPSCGYKVQKNSMALHMLVPYNGCNVYQKGGSYVVPLSFKGYPISLVCPKPAHTTPGPHYTVPAHLAKHPNLKFPPFYLFPYPKYPVLPDHAHKPELPKYPLYHHLLPHHYYLPDPPKTTLPSTESEHHFAHSHLFALPLYQHVPPHYLWHYHESDHTDTTKPQVPYHHVLPYVSPFHHPQYPKHPVPYVTAPTTTTVTPHSHPHYPPHSHPHYLLHHLPHYPPHSHPHFPPHGHKHPSHGDHIQLEQIPLP; encoded by the exons ATGAATCTAACAACCATTCTCCCAGTG TCCCAGCCTCCAGTTGAATTCCCAGGCAAATGTGAGCACTGTGGGGAACAGGCCACACCTTCACTGGATACAACATGGCTACAGGAGCTTGAG AAGACTCCAACCTTCTGTTGTTCCCAGCGGCAGCAGCTGTGTGAGACGATGCTAAAATTCAATTCACTTTGGAATATGTCATCATCAG ACTGTTATCGactgaagaaaacagagaagcGGCACGAAGCTGATGCAGCCACAACGACAGGTGTTCTGGAGGGGACAATTGTGTTTGGGAAAGCTTTTCAGATAGGGTCAGGCCTTGAGTCACACATCAGTGATGGGACCAGGAGGACGTCTTCAAATGGCTCTGTGGAGGATGAAACTTCTTATCAAGCAGACTCTGTCG GCTGGGAAAAAGGGTATATGCATGATATTAGTTCTGGAGAAGCAGAATGGAAGCACTTGTCACCTACCCTGCAGTGTCTGAAGGATCAGATGAAGTTTAGAGTTGTTGGTCCAGCAGTTTCACACCTTTTGTTGGAACGAG GATATAGGTCACCACTACCACTGTCCCACATCCCTCCGAGCTGTGGCTACAAAGTGCAGAAGAACTCCATGGCACTTCATATGTTGGTCCCTTATAATGGCTGCAACGTGTATCAAAAG GGTGGAAGTTATGTGGTGCCACTGAGCTTCAAAGGATATCCAATCTCCCTCGTGTGTCCCAAACCTGCTCATACAACTCCTGGCCCACATTACACTGTACCTGCTCACCTTGCAAAACACCCCAACCTCAAATTCCCCCCCTTCTATTTGTTTCCATATCCAAAGTATCCAGTTCTGCCAGACCATGCACACAAGCCAGAATTGCCCAAATACCCACTATACCACCATTTGCTTCCCCATCATTACTACCTGCCTGACCCTCCAAAAACTACTTTGCCAAGCACTGAAAGTGAGCATCACTTTGCTCATTCCCATTTGTTTGCTTTACCCCTCTATCAACATGTCCCTCCACATTATCTCTGGCATTACCATGAGTCTGACCATACTGACACAACCAAACCACAGGTGCCCTATCATCATGTGCTGCCTTATGTTTCTCCCTTTCACCATCCACAGTATCCAAAACATCCTGTGCCATATGTGACCGCACCAACGACCACCACGGTGACTCCTCATAGCCATCCACACTATCCTCCTCATAGCCATCCACACTATCTTCTACACCATCTTCCACACTATCCTCCTCACAGCCATCCACACTTTCCTCCACATGGTCACAAACACCCTTCACATGGTGACCACATTCAATTGGAGCAAATCCCCCTTCCTTAA
- the LOC110960864 gene encoding uncharacterized protein LOC110960864 isoform X3 has protein sequence MLKFNSLWNMSSSDCYRLKKTEKRHEADAATTTGVLEGTIVFGKAFQIGSGLESHISDGTRRTSSNGSVEDETSYQADSVGWEKGYMHDISSGEAEWKHLSPTLQCLKDQMKFRVVGPAVSHLLLERGYRSPLPLSHIPPSCGYKVQKNSMALHMLVPYNGCNVYQKGGSYVVPLSFKGYPISLVCPKPAHTTPGPHYTVPAHLAKHPNLKFPPFYLFPYPKYPVLPDHAHKPELPKYPLYHHLLPHHYYLPDPPKTTLPSTESEHHFAHSHLFALPLYQHVPPHYLWHYHESDHTDTTKPQVPYHHVLPYVSPFHHPQYPKHPVPYVTAPTTTTVTPHSHPHYPPHSHPHYLLHHLPHYPPHSHPHFPPHGHKHPSHGDHIQLEQIPLP, from the exons ATGCTAAAATTCAATTCACTTTGGAATATGTCATCATCAG ACTGTTATCGactgaagaaaacagagaagcGGCACGAAGCTGATGCAGCCACAACGACAGGTGTTCTGGAGGGGACAATTGTGTTTGGGAAAGCTTTTCAGATAGGGTCAGGCCTTGAGTCACACATCAGTGATGGGACCAGGAGGACGTCTTCAAATGGCTCTGTGGAGGATGAAACTTCTTATCAAGCAGACTCTGTCG GCTGGGAAAAAGGGTATATGCATGATATTAGTTCTGGAGAAGCAGAATGGAAGCACTTGTCACCTACCCTGCAGTGTCTGAAGGATCAGATGAAGTTTAGAGTTGTTGGTCCAGCAGTTTCACACCTTTTGTTGGAACGAG GATATAGGTCACCACTACCACTGTCCCACATCCCTCCGAGCTGTGGCTACAAAGTGCAGAAGAACTCCATGGCACTTCATATGTTGGTCCCTTATAATGGCTGCAACGTGTATCAAAAG GGTGGAAGTTATGTGGTGCCACTGAGCTTCAAAGGATATCCAATCTCCCTCGTGTGTCCCAAACCTGCTCATACAACTCCTGGCCCACATTACACTGTACCTGCTCACCTTGCAAAACACCCCAACCTCAAATTCCCCCCCTTCTATTTGTTTCCATATCCAAAGTATCCAGTTCTGCCAGACCATGCACACAAGCCAGAATTGCCCAAATACCCACTATACCACCATTTGCTTCCCCATCATTACTACCTGCCTGACCCTCCAAAAACTACTTTGCCAAGCACTGAAAGTGAGCATCACTTTGCTCATTCCCATTTGTTTGCTTTACCCCTCTATCAACATGTCCCTCCACATTATCTCTGGCATTACCATGAGTCTGACCATACTGACACAACCAAACCACAGGTGCCCTATCATCATGTGCTGCCTTATGTTTCTCCCTTTCACCATCCACAGTATCCAAAACATCCTGTGCCATATGTGACCGCACCAACGACCACCACGGTGACTCCTCATAGCCATCCACACTATCCTCCTCATAGCCATCCACACTATCTTCTACACCATCTTCCACACTATCCTCCTCACAGCCATCCACACTTTCCTCCACATGGTCACAAACACCCTTCACATGGTGACCACATTCAATTGGAGCAAATCCCCCTTCCTTAA
- the LOC110960864 gene encoding putative uncharacterized protein DDB_G0291608 isoform X4: MSSSDCYRLKKTEKRHEADAATTTGVLEGTIVFGKAFQIGSGLESHISDGTRRTSSNGSVEDETSYQADSVGWEKGYMHDISSGEAEWKHLSPTLQCLKDQMKFRVVGPAVSHLLLERGYRSPLPLSHIPPSCGYKVQKNSMALHMLVPYNGCNVYQKGGSYVVPLSFKGYPISLVCPKPAHTTPGPHYTVPAHLAKHPNLKFPPFYLFPYPKYPVLPDHAHKPELPKYPLYHHLLPHHYYLPDPPKTTLPSTESEHHFAHSHLFALPLYQHVPPHYLWHYHESDHTDTTKPQVPYHHVLPYVSPFHHPQYPKHPVPYVTAPTTTTVTPHSHPHYPPHSHPHYLLHHLPHYPPHSHPHFPPHGHKHPSHGDHIQLEQIPLP; this comes from the exons ATGTCATCATCAG ACTGTTATCGactgaagaaaacagagaagcGGCACGAAGCTGATGCAGCCACAACGACAGGTGTTCTGGAGGGGACAATTGTGTTTGGGAAAGCTTTTCAGATAGGGTCAGGCCTTGAGTCACACATCAGTGATGGGACCAGGAGGACGTCTTCAAATGGCTCTGTGGAGGATGAAACTTCTTATCAAGCAGACTCTGTCG GCTGGGAAAAAGGGTATATGCATGATATTAGTTCTGGAGAAGCAGAATGGAAGCACTTGTCACCTACCCTGCAGTGTCTGAAGGATCAGATGAAGTTTAGAGTTGTTGGTCCAGCAGTTTCACACCTTTTGTTGGAACGAG GATATAGGTCACCACTACCACTGTCCCACATCCCTCCGAGCTGTGGCTACAAAGTGCAGAAGAACTCCATGGCACTTCATATGTTGGTCCCTTATAATGGCTGCAACGTGTATCAAAAG GGTGGAAGTTATGTGGTGCCACTGAGCTTCAAAGGATATCCAATCTCCCTCGTGTGTCCCAAACCTGCTCATACAACTCCTGGCCCACATTACACTGTACCTGCTCACCTTGCAAAACACCCCAACCTCAAATTCCCCCCCTTCTATTTGTTTCCATATCCAAAGTATCCAGTTCTGCCAGACCATGCACACAAGCCAGAATTGCCCAAATACCCACTATACCACCATTTGCTTCCCCATCATTACTACCTGCCTGACCCTCCAAAAACTACTTTGCCAAGCACTGAAAGTGAGCATCACTTTGCTCATTCCCATTTGTTTGCTTTACCCCTCTATCAACATGTCCCTCCACATTATCTCTGGCATTACCATGAGTCTGACCATACTGACACAACCAAACCACAGGTGCCCTATCATCATGTGCTGCCTTATGTTTCTCCCTTTCACCATCCACAGTATCCAAAACATCCTGTGCCATATGTGACCGCACCAACGACCACCACGGTGACTCCTCATAGCCATCCACACTATCCTCCTCATAGCCATCCACACTATCTTCTACACCATCTTCCACACTATCCTCCTCACAGCCATCCACACTTTCCTCCACATGGTCACAAACACCCTTCACATGGTGACCACATTCAATTGGAGCAAATCCCCCTTCCTTAA